The Campylobacter concisus genome has a window encoding:
- a CDS encoding formate dehydrogenase subunit gamma, producing the protein MTRILTLLFTLSVVAMAIEGPTGVNQFDSTIWAAQRIENIKPYEHGWGPIFTFIQGNDYFAIAALSIILAVIGAFVLHFLIIGPKHFSHEGKKVFAFSLIERIAHGLAAISWIILVPTGIIIMWGAELGGGTFVRFCRYLHDIATIIFAISVLPMLFAWTIRMLPAVYDIRWMMIVGGYLSKKKRPVPAGKFNAGQKAWYWIAIPGGIVMIITGAIMYFMDLKEPAVASWFGIQQIDLLRYSVVIHNCLGIVCAVFFLVHIYMAAIAIHGAIWSMITGYKEEEEVYVLHHYWYQELVKENKIPVSDYEKSYTNLK; encoded by the coding sequence ATGACGAGAATTCTTACTCTACTTTTTACATTGTCTGTTGTGGCAATGGCCATTGAAGGACCAACTGGTGTCAATCAATTTGACAGCACCATTTGGGCAGCACAGAGGATAGAAAATATCAAGCCTTATGAGCATGGCTGGGGCCCGATATTTACTTTTATACAAGGCAACGACTACTTCGCGATAGCTGCACTTTCTATCATTTTAGCTGTTATCGGCGCGTTCGTGCTACACTTCTTGATCATCGGACCAAAACACTTTAGTCACGAGGGCAAAAAAGTATTTGCATTTTCACTAATCGAACGTATAGCTCACGGCTTGGCTGCGATCTCTTGGATCATCTTGGTGCCAACTGGTATCATCATCATGTGGGGTGCAGAGCTTGGCGGTGGCACATTTGTGCGTTTCTGTAGATACTTGCACGATATAGCGACTATTATATTTGCTATTTCTGTGCTTCCTATGTTATTTGCTTGGACTATCAGAATGCTTCCAGCTGTTTATGATATCAGATGGATGATGATAGTTGGTGGTTATCTTTCAAAGAAGAAAAGACCAGTCCCAGCTGGTAAATTTAACGCAGGACAAAAAGCATGGTACTGGATCGCTATCCCTGGTGGTATCGTGATGATCATCACTGGTGCTATCATGTACTTCATGGATCTTAAAGAACCAGCAGTTGCTAGTTGGTTTGGTATCCAACAAATCGATCTTTTAAGATATAGTGTAGTTATCCACAACTGCCTTGGTATCGTCTGTGCGGTATTTTTCTTAGTTCATATCTATATGGCTGCGATCGCTATACATGGCGCTATCTGGTCAATGATCACTGGATACAAAGAAGAAGAAGAGGTCTATGTTCTTCACCACTACTGGTATCAAGAGCTTGTTAAAGAAAACAAGATCCCAGTATCTGACTACGAAAAATCTTACACAAATTTAAAATAA
- a CDS encoding DJ-1/PfpI family protein, whose amino-acid sequence MHLFCLIFDEYETLDLMGPVEFLARVPEMKISYVSFDGGMKKSKQGFFIKTKKLSKMPKESALLLPGGQGTRALVDDSEFISRLKECVLASQFCLSVCTGSALIARTGELDGLKATSNKRSLEWVKSCGEAVKWQERARWVRAGKFYTASGVAAGMDMALGFISDHFGKELAQKIANETEYNWQKSSKLDKFAKIYGY is encoded by the coding sequence ATGCATCTTTTTTGCCTTATATTTGATGAGTACGAGACGCTTGATCTCATGGGGCCAGTGGAGTTTTTAGCAAGGGTGCCTGAAATGAAGATAAGCTACGTCTCGTTTGATGGCGGGATGAAAAAAAGCAAGCAAGGCTTTTTTATAAAGACCAAAAAGCTTAGTAAGATGCCAAAAGAGAGCGCTTTGCTACTTCCTGGAGGTCAAGGCACGAGGGCACTTGTAGATGATAGTGAGTTTATCTCAAGACTTAAAGAGTGCGTTTTGGCTTCACAATTTTGCCTAAGCGTATGCACTGGCTCGGCGCTCATCGCTCGCACAGGAGAGCTTGACGGACTAAAGGCTACCTCAAATAAAAGATCGCTTGAGTGGGTAAAAAGTTGCGGCGAAGCTGTAAAGTGGCAAGAGCGCGCTAGGTGGGTGAGGGCAGGTAAATTTTACACAGCTTCAGGCGTGGCTGCTGGCATGGATATGGCGCTTGGATTTATCAGTGATCATTTTGGCAAGGAGCTAGCCCAAAAGATCGCAAATGAGACTGAATACAACTGGCAAAAAAGCTCAAAGTTAGATAAATTTGCCAAAATTTATGGGTATTAA
- the nspC gene encoding carboxynorspermidine decarboxylase, with product MNEILKSIKTPAYVCEEAKVRKNLELLKYVKEQSGAKILVALKGFAFSGVMDLVGSYLDGATCSGLHEAKFASEYVKGEIHTYSPAFKDEDFDEILKISKHITFNSFAQWQKFKGIALQNGIICGLRVNPEVSLAPTDSYNPCAKFSRLGITRANFKPELLDGITGLHFHALCEESASSLQVVLEAFEEKFGEFIPKMKWINMGGGHHITRADYDVELLIKIIRRFREKYGVEVYLEPGEAVGWQTGFLISSVLDIVHNEKDIAILDTSAEAHMPDTVLMPYRPAVRGESENGKFAYRFGGNTCLAGDIVGLEAGDAEYKFDSELKIGDRVIFEDQIHYTIVKNTTFNGIKLPDLLLLKENGEIKMIREFGYEEYRHRN from the coding sequence ATGAACGAAATTTTAAAAAGCATAAAAACCCCAGCCTACGTCTGCGAAGAGGCAAAAGTACGTAAAAATTTAGAGCTTTTAAAGTATGTAAAAGAGCAAAGCGGAGCTAAAATTTTAGTAGCGCTCAAAGGTTTTGCATTTAGCGGAGTGATGGACTTGGTGGGCTCATACCTTGACGGAGCTACTTGCAGTGGGCTTCATGAGGCCAAATTTGCGAGCGAATACGTAAAAGGCGAGATCCACACGTATAGCCCAGCCTTTAAAGATGAGGACTTTGATGAAATTTTAAAAATTTCAAAGCACATCACATTTAACTCTTTTGCTCAGTGGCAAAAATTTAAAGGCATTGCCCTACAAAACGGCATCATCTGCGGACTGCGCGTAAATCCAGAGGTTTCGCTCGCGCCAACTGATAGCTACAACCCATGCGCTAAATTTAGCAGGCTTGGCATCACGAGAGCAAATTTTAAGCCAGAGCTTCTTGATGGCATCACGGGGCTTCATTTTCACGCGCTTTGCGAGGAGAGTGCGAGCAGCTTGCAAGTCGTGCTGGAGGCATTTGAGGAGAAATTTGGCGAGTTTATACCAAAGATGAAGTGGATAAATATGGGCGGCGGTCACCACATCACGAGGGCTGATTACGACGTGGAGCTACTTATAAAGATAATTAGGCGCTTTCGCGAAAAATACGGCGTAGAGGTCTATCTTGAGCCTGGCGAAGCGGTGGGCTGGCAGACTGGCTTTTTGATAAGCAGCGTGCTTGACATCGTGCACAACGAGAAAGATATCGCCATCCTTGACACCTCAGCTGAGGCGCACATGCCAGATACCGTGCTCATGCCTTACCGCCCAGCCGTTAGAGGCGAGAGTGAAAACGGCAAATTTGCTTATAGATTTGGTGGCAATACCTGCCTAGCTGGCGATATAGTGGGACTTGAAGCGGGCGATGCGGAGTATAAATTTGATAGCGAGCTAAAAATCGGCGACCGCGTCATCTTTGAAGATCAAATTCACTACACCATCGTGAAAAATACGACGTTTAACGGCATAAAACTGCCTGATCTTCTGCTTTTAAAAGAAAATGGCGAAATAAAGATGATCCGTGAATTTGGATACGAAGAGTATAGGCACAGAAACTAG